Part of the Tepiditoga spiralis genome, GATTATTCATATATTCTCCATATGTTTTATATGAATGTTTTCTCATGAGCATATCTATTCTCCTGCGTACTCTGTGTTGTTTGTATCCACTCAAATCAACTTCAAAATACGTATTTAAATCTTTTAATAATTTTTCATAATCTTTGTCATTGTAAGGTGATTTGTAAATTAAGCTTTCGTTCATATGACACCTCCGTATTTATTTTTAAATTTTTAAATAAAATGAAAGTCCAAAACCATTATTTGAATATAATAAATAAATATTTTCAATAAGAGGAAATCTAATATTGAATTTATTTTCATTTATAGAGAAAAATTTTGAATTTATATTTAAAGTGTTATTTTTCTTATTAAAGTAGAAGTTAAAGTCTCTATTTAAAATATAAAGTTCATAATTATCTTTTAACATAGTAATATATAACCCTTTATAATACAAGGTTATTTTTTTGTTTATATTAAATAAATTCAAATCAATTCCAATTTCATTATTATTTATACCAATATTTATCTCGGAATTTTCAAAATTTTGTGTATTTATCCAATAAGAAGTGTGAAATAAGCCTTTTTGGAAGTTTATTCCAGCATAAAGGTCATTCAAAGATAAAAGTATATAATTATCCATAACGATTGTATAGCCAAAAAAATTTTTTTTAAAAAAATCTGGAGAGGTTATACTGTTTAATTTTCTATAAGTTATTTCAAATCCTGGTTGTGAAAATTCCACATATTTAATTATATCATTAATTTTTGATGTTTCAACAGTATTATTTATAAATTTGAATTCATAATTTATAGAAGCTGAATAAATATCTTCTAATTTAAATTTAAAATCAAAAGAATATTTGAAAGTTTTTCCGTAGTCTTGAACTAAAAAAATTTTATTAGAATTATTATTAGAAAAGGATAGTGTAATTATTATAGTAAAAAGAATAAAAATAATTTTTTTAATCATTTTATCCCCCAATAGTAAAAAAACGGGGAATGTCCCCGCCTTTTGTTTTTATTAATTACATATTTTCTGCAATTCTTTCCATTTCTTCATCATCTATATCTTCATTACCATAAACATTTTGTACATCGTCATTTTCTTCTAATGCATTTAAAAGTTTAAATAATTTTTCAGCAGGGCTTCCTGTTAATTTTACAGTTGTTTTTGGATTATAAGTTAAATCTGCTTTTACTGTATATTTATCTTTTAAAGCATCTCTTACTGTACCAAGAGCATCTGGAGCTGCTGTTATTTCTACTGGATCTGTTGAATCATCAACGTCTTCTGCTCCTGCTTCAATAGCTTCCATCATGAATTCATCCATATCAGCAATTTCTTCTTTTGGTATAGTTATTAAAGCTTTTTTTTCAAAGTTCCAAGCAACAGCACCACTTTCAGCTAATGAACCACCATGTTTAGAAAGAATATGTCTTACTTCTTGAGCTGATCTATTTTTATTGTTTGTAACAACAGAAATTATTAATGCAACTCCTTCTGGCCCATATCCTTCATACATGAGTTCGAAAAGTTCTTCTCCACCTAATTCACCAGTACCTTTTTTTATAGCAGTTTCAATCTTATCTTTTGGCATATTAGCGTCTCTTGCTTTTTCTATTGCTGATCTCAATCTTGCATTTGATTCTGGGTCGCCACCTTCTCTTGCAGCAACTGTCAATTCTCTAATGAGCTTTGTGAAAATTTTTGATTTCTTAGCGTCTTGTGCGCCTTTTCTGTGTTGAATGTTGGACCATTTATTATGTCCTGACATGTGAATCCCTCCTATATTTAATAACTTTTTATTGCTAACAAAGTAGTATCATCGTGTTGTGGTGCTTCTTTTACAAAATCATCTACTGCTTCTATTATACTTTTAACTATTACATCCATATTTTCTTGTGTTTTCTGTTTTATTAATTTTTCAAGTCTTTCATATTCAAATTCATCACCAGCACCATTTCTTGCCTCTGTTATTCCATCTGTATAAGTTACAAACAAAAACGAATCCTTATAGTTGTAATTTTCAACTATTAAAGGATTTTCTTCGATGATGCCTAATGGTAATCCAGATGCTTTTGAAATTTTATATTCTCCATCTATAAATATTGGAGTATTATTATGACCTGCGTTTATTATTTTAACACTTTTTTCTTTAGAGTTCAATAGGATAAATATTGCTGTTACAAAAGTGTCATCGGGAATATTTTGAGAAAGATAATGATTTAAATATATTGCTAATTCTTCTATTGATTCGCTTTTTTCTATACGACTTTTTAAAACAGCTTTAACGGAACTCATTATTAATGCAGCAGGAACACCTTTTCCAGATACATCGGCAAGTATTCCAAAAAGTCTATCTTCATCCAATTTTATAAGATCATAATAGTCTCCTCCAACATCAAATGCAGAACGATAAAATGCTGACGATTCTATTTTTTTTAATTTAGGAATTTCATGAGGTAAAAGAGATTCTTGTATTTGTTTTGCAAATTTTAATTGATTTGAAATTTTTTCTTGTTTTATTCGATCATTTAGATAATCCATTGTATCAAATCCAAAAGATAATTGTTCGGTAACTGATTCCATTATTTTTTTATCTGAAGCCAAGAAAAAAGAATTATCTTTTTTTCCATATAATAAAACAAAGCCCCAAATTTTTACATCTGATTTTATAGGAATTAATAATATAGATTTTTCGCTTTTATTTAAAGGATCGGTTTCAGATAAAATTGTTTTGAAATTTTTTTCTTTATAAAAATAATTTATTAAATTAGGGATAGTTTCAAAACCAGTTGTTGTTAATTCTAAAAATAAAGGTTTAAATGAAAGATCTAATGTAGAATTGTTAAACTCTCCTATTACTACATTTTCAAAATCAACTATATCTTTTAATCTATTAACAATTTTATCAATAGTTAATCTTGGATCTTTAACAGAAAAAATGAGTTTACTTATATCTAATATGGTTGTGAGTTCTTCATATGTTCTTGATATTTCTTCGAATTGAGCTTGTAAGATCATAGTTGTTTCTTCAATTTGAGATTTATAATTATTCATTTCCACAATGTAATTATCTATTAAAGTATTTATTCTATTTGAAATTTCTTCATTAGAAATATTTTTTATATCATCTTTGAAAATGTTTAGAATATTATTTAATTTTAAATATATATCAATAATATTTATCACATCATTCACCTGCGATTTCTTTTATTGTATCTAATAAAAGTTTTGGACTAAAAGGTTTTGTCATTACTTTTTTTGCACCCAAAGAAATAGCATAAACCTCATCTGATTCTCCGCCTTTAGCTGTTAAAACAATTATAGGAATGTTTATATTTTCTTCTTTTAATTTTTTTAAAACAGTGAAGCCATCCATTATAGGCATCATTATATCTAAACATACGACATCTGGTTTTATTTCTTTTATTTTATTATAGCCCTCTTCTCCATTTGTTGCTTCGTAAATTTCATAACCTGCGGTTTTTAAATTAAAGGTTATTATTTTTCTAAGAACATCAGAATCATCAACAACAAGAACTTTTTTCATATAGATCCCTCCAAATAATTGTTTTAATTATTTTTTAATAATGTTTTTTTACAGATTAAATAAACAAATTCTCTTTGATATTCTTCATATTTTAAGTCTTTTAAAATATTATGAAAATTTTTTATATCTCTATAATATTCTATCACAAAAATATTTTTTTTGTTTTTGAAAGCTTTTAAATTTGAAAATTCAGGATTGATTTTTAATAATTTTTCATACATATTTTTAGATAAATAAGCGGTTATGTAATAACCTTTGATTTCATTTACTGGAGTATATTTATCATCAACTATTTTTGCGTCCATCAAAGTTAAACCTTTTGGAGATTTTTTATTAAAATTAGAAAAATCAAAATTTTTTATTGTATCAACAGCAATGTATAATTCTTTAACCATATATCCAAGAGGTATTGGAGGAGAGAATGAAAAAGAAGGTATTGGATGGTACCCTTTTGAAAATTTCATAGGACAATTTAATCTTCTTAAGGTATACTCTATTGCTCTATTAGTATCATGATGTGATGTATAAATAAACTTTCCGTGCTTTTTAATTTTTAATAAATATCTCATTTTAGGCTCCTTTATGGTATAATATTTTTAGACTTTTAGTGAATGGAGGAATTATTTTGAAAAGTTTTATAAGTGGCTTTATTTTAACTTTTATATCTTTTTTAATAATATTTTTTTATACAAATTCTTTTTATAAAAATACAAAATCTATATTTTTTGTCAATTCAAATTATAACACCTATTTATTTGATGATAATGAGATGATTTTACCAACAAAATACAAATATGTTAAATTAGAGAACGTGCCTGAAGAATTAATATACTATTTGATATGGTCCGAAGACAG contains:
- a CDS encoding YebC/PmpR family DNA-binding transcriptional regulator gives rise to the protein MSGHNKWSNIQHRKGAQDAKKSKIFTKLIRELTVAAREGGDPESNARLRSAIEKARDANMPKDKIETAIKKGTGELGGEELFELMYEGYGPEGVALIISVVTNNKNRSAQEVRHILSKHGGSLAESGAVAWNFEKKALITIPKEEIADMDEFMMEAIEAGAEDVDDSTDPVEITAAPDALGTVRDALKDKYTVKADLTYNPKTTVKLTGSPAEKLFKLLNALEENDDVQNVYGNEDIDDEEMERIAENM
- a CDS encoding SpoIIE family protein phosphatase, translated to MINIIDIYLKLNNILNIFKDDIKNISNEEISNRINTLIDNYIVEMNNYKSQIEETTMILQAQFEEISRTYEELTTILDISKLIFSVKDPRLTIDKIVNRLKDIVDFENVVIGEFNNSTLDLSFKPLFLELTTTGFETIPNLINYFYKEKNFKTILSETDPLNKSEKSILLIPIKSDVKIWGFVLLYGKKDNSFFLASDKKIMESVTEQLSFGFDTMDYLNDRIKQEKISNQLKFAKQIQESLLPHEIPKLKKIESSAFYRSAFDVGGDYYDLIKLDEDRLFGILADVSGKGVPAALIMSSVKAVLKSRIEKSESIEELAIYLNHYLSQNIPDDTFVTAIFILLNSKEKSVKIINAGHNNTPIFIDGEYKISKASGLPLGIIEENPLIVENYNYKDSFLFVTYTDGITEARNGAGDEFEYERLEKLIKQKTQENMDVIVKSIIEAVDDFVKEAPQHDDTTLLAIKSY
- a CDS encoding response regulator transcription factor, whose product is MKKVLVVDDSDVLRKIITFNLKTAGYEIYEATNGEEGYNKIKEIKPDVVCLDIMMPIMDGFTVLKKLKEENINIPIIVLTAKGGESDEVYAISLGAKKVMTKPFSPKLLLDTIKEIAGE
- a CDS encoding TIGR03936 family radical SAM-associated protein; amino-acid sequence: MRYLLKIKKHGKFIYTSHHDTNRAIEYTLRRLNCPMKFSKGYHPIPSFSFSPPIPLGYMVKELYIAVDTIKNFDFSNFNKKSPKGLTLMDAKIVDDKYTPVNEIKGYYITAYLSKNMYEKLLKINPEFSNLKAFKNKKNIFVIEYYRDIKNFHNILKDLKYEEYQREFVYLICKKTLLKNN